A stretch of Arcobacter sp. LA11 DNA encodes these proteins:
- a CDS encoding peptidase U32 family protein yields MNNEKVELLSPAGNLEKLKIAFKYGADAVYGGVSHFSLRIRSGKEFTFETFKEGIDYAHAHGKKVYATINGFPFNSQIDLLKKHILKMAELKPDALIVAAPGVVKLCRELAPQIPIHLSTQANVMNYLDAQVYYDMGVRRIIAAREISLRDVSEIKKHLPDMEIEIFVHGSMCFAYSGRCLVSAVQMGRVPNRGSCANDCRFEYTLYAANEDHSSLFRLEEEPGIGTYIFNAKDMNLASHVDEILEAGTVDSIKIEGRTKSPYYAAVTAYAYRSAIDDFYASKFDASKYQHELATTKNRGFTDAYLIHKPFEKNDTQNHEYALSKGSYEVSGLVTDDEEHFLCKYKTYPNEETEIFAPLNSEIEECENEIGKIYKKDDGKYYVSFKKILTETNKELESVHSGNLNKIQLPGKLPYLTMLRVESEEISESCGQGSCSN; encoded by the coding sequence ATGAATAATGAAAAAGTAGAACTACTATCTCCAGCAGGAAACTTAGAAAAATTAAAAATTGCTTTTAAATATGGTGCAGATGCCGTATATGGTGGAGTTAGTCACTTTAGTTTAAGAATAAGAAGTGGAAAAGAATTTACCTTTGAAACTTTCAAAGAAGGAATAGATTACGCCCATGCTCATGGAAAAAAAGTATATGCAACAATCAACGGGTTTCCTTTTAATTCACAAATAGATTTACTAAAAAAACATATTTTAAAAATGGCAGAACTTAAGCCAGATGCATTGATTGTAGCTGCTCCTGGTGTTGTAAAACTTTGTAGAGAATTAGCACCACAGATTCCAATTCATTTATCAACACAAGCAAATGTAATGAATTATTTAGATGCACAAGTATACTATGATATGGGTGTTAGAAGAATAATTGCTGCAAGGGAAATTTCTTTAAGAGATGTATCAGAAATTAAAAAACATTTACCTGATATGGAAATAGAAATTTTCGTACATGGTTCAATGTGTTTTGCGTATTCAGGACGATGTTTAGTTAGTGCAGTTCAAATGGGAAGAGTTCCAAATAGAGGCTCATGTGCAAATGATTGTAGATTTGAATATACTTTATATGCGGCAAATGAAGATCATAGCTCTTTATTTAGATTAGAAGAAGAACCTGGAATTGGAACATATATTTTCAATGCAAAAGATATGAACTTAGCATCACATGTAGATGAAATTTTAGAAGCAGGAACAGTTGATTCAATTAAAATTGAAGGAAGAACAAAATCACCATATTATGCTGCTGTTACAGCATATGCTTATAGATCTGCAATAGATGATTTTTATGCGTCAAAATTTGATGCTTCTAAATATCAACATGAGTTAGCAACTACAAAAAATAGAGGTTTTACGGATGCTTATTTAATTCATAAACCTTTTGAAAAGAATGACACACAAAACCATGAATATGCTTTAAGTAAAGGAAGTTATGAAGTTAGTGGCTTAGTAACAGATGATGAAGAACATTTTTTATGTAAATATAAAACTTATCCAAATGAAGAGACTGAAATTTTCGCACCATTAAATTCTGAAATTGAAGAGTGTGAAAATGAAATTGGTAAGATTTACAAAAAAGATGATGGAAAATACTATGTAAGTTTTAAAAAGATTTTAACTGAGACAAATAAAGAGTTAGAATCAGTACATAGTGGAAATTTAAATAAAATACAATTACCAGGAAAATTGCCATATCTTACGATGTTAAGAGTAGAAAGTGAAGAGATAAGTGAATCATGTGGACAAGGATCTTGTAGTAATTAA
- the purE gene encoding 5-(carboxyamino)imidazole ribonucleotide mutase — MNFVSIIMGSKSDYEIMKHCADTFEKFDVKYEIVISSAHRSPERTKNYIKEAEEKGAVSFIAAAGMAAHLAGALAAGTTKPVIGVPMKGGAMDGMDAMLSTVQMPAGMPVGTVALGRSGAVNAAYFAMQIMAITDKELAIKLKEDRVVQAKKVETDSKSIEVIL, encoded by the coding sequence ATGAATTTTGTATCTATTATTATGGGAAGTAAGTCTGACTATGAAATTATGAAGCATTGTGCTGACACTTTCGAAAAGTTTGATGTTAAATATGAGATTGTTATTTCTTCAGCTCACAGAAGTCCAGAAAGAACTAAAAATTATATTAAAGAAGCAGAAGAAAAAGGTGCTGTATCTTTTATTGCTGCTGCTGGTATGGCTGCACATTTAGCTGGTGCTTTAGCTGCTGGTACAACTAAACCAGTTATTGGTGTACCTATGAAAGGTGGAGCAATGGATGGAATGGATGCTATGCTTTCAACTGTTCAAATGCCTGCTGGTATGCCTGTTGGTACTGTTGCTTTAGGTAGATCTGGTGCAGTTAATGCAGCATATTTTGCTATGCAAATTATGGCTATTACTGATAAAGAATTAGCTATTAAATTAAAAGAAGATAGAGTAGTTCAAGCTAAAAAAGTTGAAACTGATTCTAAAAGTATCGAAGTAATACTTTAA
- a CDS encoding glutaredoxin domain-containing protein, whose product MKQVALFTQPSCKWCNEAKAYFKAKKIRYNLIDLSTNKKALNDCKKHGCKGAPVVLIENHWICGFDKNKINKALGIK is encoded by the coding sequence ATGAAGCAAGTTGCACTATTTACACAGCCTAGTTGTAAATGGTGCAATGAAGCAAAAGCTTATTTCAAAGCAAAAAAGATTAGGTATAATCTTATAGATCTTTCCACAAACAAAAAAGCTTTAAACGATTGTAAGAAACATGGCTGCAAAGGTGCACCTGTAGTTTTAATAGAGAATCATTGGATTTGTGGTTTTGACAAAAATAAAATTAATAAAGCATTAGGAATTAAATAG
- the glyQ gene encoding glycine--tRNA ligase subunit alpha: MVTFSEILLKLQQFWAQQGCNIVQPYDIPAGAGTFHPATLLRSLDSTPWSTAYVAPSRRPTDGRYGENPNRLGAYYQFQALIKPSPDNIQDLYLQSLEYLGLDISKHDIRFVEDNWESPTLGAWGLGWEVWLDGMEVTQFTYFQQVGGLPCDPVAVEITYGTERLAMYLQGVDSVFDIVWNENEYGKTTYADVHKESEYQFSTYNFEVADVDMLFRHFDDAFKECKVCLEKGLPLPAYDQCMIASHAFNTLDARKAISVTERQNYILKVRELAQGCAVLYKEQEPERLKRIGRA; the protein is encoded by the coding sequence ATGGTTACATTTTCGGAAATTCTATTAAAATTACAACAATTTTGGGCACAGCAAGGATGTAATATTGTACAACCATATGATATTCCTGCTGGAGCTGGTACTTTTCACCCTGCTACTCTTTTAAGAAGTTTAGATTCTACTCCTTGGTCAACTGCGTATGTAGCACCGAGTAGAAGGCCAACTGATGGAAGATATGGAGAAAATCCAAATAGACTTGGAGCTTATTATCAGTTTCAAGCGCTAATCAAACCAAGTCCTGATAATATTCAAGATTTATACTTACAATCTTTAGAGTATTTAGGCTTAGATATTTCTAAACATGATATTAGATTTGTAGAAGATAACTGGGAATCTCCAACTCTAGGAGCATGGGGTCTTGGTTGGGAAGTATGGCTTGATGGTATGGAAGTAACACAGTTTACTTACTTCCAACAAGTTGGAGGTCTTCCTTGTGATCCCGTTGCAGTTGAGATTACATATGGAACTGAAAGACTTGCTATGTATCTTCAAGGTGTTGATTCTGTATTTGATATTGTTTGGAATGAGAATGAGTATGGAAAAACTACATATGCAGATGTTCACAAAGAGAGTGAGTATCAGTTCTCTACTTACAACTTTGAAGTAGCAGATGTTGACATGTTGTTTAGACATTTTGATGATGCTTTTAAAGAGTGTAAAGTTTGTTTAGAAAAAGGTTTACCTTTACCTGCATATGATCAATGTATGATTGCTTCTCATGCTTTTAATACGCTTGATGCAAGAAAAGCTATTTCTGTAACGGAAAGACAAAACTATATTCTAAAGGTGCGAGAATTAGCCCAAGGTTGTGCTGTTTTATATAAAGAACAAGAACCTGAAAGATTAAAAAGAATAGGTAGAGCATAA
- a CDS encoding Nif3-like dinuclear metal center hexameric protein, protein MKLQEIYQFLNELSPFELQEKWDNSGLIVGSFEDEIEKVYISIDLDEEILETIDENSLVITHHPLIFSPLKRVNFDSYSTKLLRTLIQKNISLISMHTNIDTTHLNKYVAREILDLDVIDSEGYICYANVNDSFSSFANKISSKLGLEYLKYVKCSEKVEKVALVTGAGMSMIGDIDADCFITGDIKYHDAMEAKARGISLIDIRHYESEKHFSPLLEGLLSEYLKKNKLKAIITASKNPFKFCTQGETVE, encoded by the coding sequence ATGAAACTACAAGAAATTTATCAATTTTTAAATGAATTGTCACCTTTTGAACTGCAAGAAAAATGGGATAACTCAGGCTTAATAGTTGGAAGTTTCGAAGATGAAATAGAAAAAGTTTATATTTCTATAGATTTAGATGAAGAAATTTTAGAAACAATTGATGAAAATTCTTTAGTAATAACTCATCATCCTTTAATTTTTTCGCCTTTAAAAAGAGTTAATTTTGATTCATATAGTACTAAACTACTTAGAACTTTGATTCAAAAAAATATTTCTCTTATTTCTATGCATACAAATATTGATACTACACATTTAAACAAATATGTAGCACGAGAAATTCTTGATTTAGATGTTATTGATAGTGAAGGTTATATTTGTTACGCAAATGTAAACGATAGTTTTTCTTCCTTTGCTAATAAAATATCATCTAAATTAGGTTTAGAGTATTTAAAGTATGTTAAGTGTAGTGAAAAAGTAGAGAAAGTTGCGCTTGTAACTGGTGCTGGTATGTCAATGATTGGTGATATTGATGCAGATTGTTTTATTACAGGTGATATAAAATATCATGATGCAATGGAAGCAAAAGCTAGAGGTATTTCATTAATTGACATAAGACACTATGAAAGTGAAAAGCACTTTAGCCCCTTATTAGAGGGACTATTAAGTGAATATTTGAAAAAAAATAAATTAAAAGCTATAATAACAGCTTCAAAAAATCCATTTAAGTTTTGTACCCAAGGAGAAACGGTTGAATAA
- a CDS encoding zinc ribbon domain-containing protein produces the protein MNKYLQDLVKLSKFDSAISMFEPKIENEKAKLSTFVEIAETIKSQINETYAQIDDVKSKRTKNNIHLAELKTKLEDISKKNNEVQNEKELKALQLEEEIAKEQISFANEEIIRLDEIAASKEEELKELQGKLSEEEESIKEIQISVDNAIEEINKERNVVSQSRGELLEKFDNKILTFYQKIRRWAKDSAVVPVIDQACYGCYMKINDKTYSEVIKSEEIINCPHCGRILYKEVETEEA, from the coding sequence TTGAATAAATATTTACAAGATTTAGTAAAATTATCAAAATTCGATAGTGCTATTAGTATGTTTGAACCAAAGATTGAGAATGAAAAAGCAAAATTATCTACATTTGTAGAGATTGCAGAAACAATTAAATCTCAAATCAATGAAACATATGCACAAATTGATGATGTAAAATCAAAAAGAACAAAGAATAATATCCATTTAGCAGAATTAAAAACTAAATTAGAAGATATTTCAAAAAAGAACAATGAAGTTCAAAATGAAAAAGAGTTAAAAGCTCTACAACTTGAAGAAGAAATTGCTAAAGAGCAGATTTCATTTGCAAATGAAGAGATTATAAGACTTGATGAAATTGCAGCTTCAAAAGAAGAAGAGTTAAAAGAGTTGCAAGGTAAATTATCTGAAGAAGAAGAGTCTATTAAAGAGATTCAAATTTCTGTAGATAATGCTATTGAAGAAATTAACAAAGAAAGAAATGTTGTTTCTCAATCAAGAGGTGAATTATTAGAAAAATTTGATAATAAAATTTTAACTTTTTACCAAAAAATTAGAAGATGGGCTAAAGACTCAGCGGTTGTTCCTGTAATTGACCAAGCGTGTTACGGATGTTACATGAAAATAAATGACAAAACTTATTCGGAAGTTATCAAATCAGAAGAGATTATTAACTGTCCTCATTGTGGAAGAATTTTATATAAAGAAGTAGAAACTGAAGAGGCTTAA